In Cryptomeria japonica chromosome 1, Sugi_1.0, whole genome shotgun sequence, the sequence TCTACAAGTTGACAATGAGACAGATTATAGTTAAGATTGAATGCAGATCAGTTGGCAGACCTAAAGAGAAAGTAAGATATTAAAGAAAATCACATGCATTTTAGTAGCACTCTCATGTCTTCAAAATATCCTTTTAAAGGTTGTTCATGGCCAAGAGTAcgctgttggcattatgtgaaccggtatgtggacataatgacattgtatgttgtcattgatgtcaatatgttgaagaggtatgaaccgacatatgtgagaaccggtataacactgtgaaccgacatttgtgccaaagcgAAGtgatgtgcttgttcaaggtgaaccggcatatggttatgggaaccagcacatggaagcattgtatgtttaccggttggtagtctcaacttcagggtttccagttgaagtgcttcaagcctgtatggctcaaccggtgacattgtgtgatgagttagcattttaatgaagaacagatcgtgttgccacatcaaccttgtgtgcgtcaaggatcttgcataaaggagattgttcctatctacctcgggaatgtgcgaagtctgtaaatggtgataatgtgtgatgggttatcaactgccatgaaatcggtggaaaacgaacgatggagaatgtcttgagattggatcaagactgttgcattcaatacattatgatcaatggtcaagattgaaccatttgaattccttaacctaacaggtctagggtttagggtttatgctaccgacctgtctgttgtcctataaggtcgatgttgtgattctttcagaggttgttggcaaaagttgtgtgtgtatctaagagaagagatatgcgattcttgctagaccagaggagagaagctatatctgcagagtgtaagtgcagaaggtgaagaggagcttaagcggatctgcattggcattgagtgctattatcaggtcattgatatacctattgatctttaaccacttcaacagttgtgaaatcccctaatagggtagccttaaccaggttgttgaaaatcctctaacagggtaactcgaagctactgagtcattgatatcctttagctattgagttcttgaaatcctttaacaaggtacccttaacagggtttaacccttaaccgggtattgtagccatcccttaactgggtgatccctaacacgatcggttcctaacagaacctattgtatctgtctttaaccagacaggctcctaatagagcggacttccaaagagttcaaaaacaagcttgtgggtattcatcccaccatggttttcccagttgggtttccacatgaaaaatatgtgtgtcatgtgtgatgctttcttcatgtgatgttatgattgttttctgattaagtggtgatgcatgttgatcttactgtaatatgtacatctttgatggtagattgcctattcatgcattagggtgaaatggtaatgaagagttagattatatgagaagataagtgtcaaccggtctttgcttgtctcagttacactaggttttgccggttgaactttgttgaaggactggtgctgctgtttgtctgtcagtgcataagtgttagttgacaaaccggtttaaggttgtgtttttgcctgtactgattcaccccccctctcagtaccggtttggtactattcattcatcattaagttatcatacGTAACAAGTATCAATTATGGGTACTTAAGAAAAGGGTTTTAAAATTTAAGCTCAAAATCATCAAACAGTTCAAATGGAAGTTCAATATCTAAGATGGATTTTAAAACTCAATCATTAATCCAATTCCCACTTGTGTTGTATATCAATCAAAAGTAAGTCTTTCTTTAATGCCTAAAAAAGAGGAGTATTTAAAGGAGTACAAAGAAGTTCTAATGTAGTTAAGGCTCCCCATGGGTTGGACATAAGTTGAGACTTCTTTTGGAGCAATCAACTTTCAGTTACTAGCAGTTCCATCTCTCTTTTTGCATGTTTTCTTCTCAAATTCAACCTCAAAAAATAAAGCTCATGCATGTTGGTGAATATTTCAAGAAGGAAACTCCTATTTTGAAGACAAGTTCTAAAAGATAGAGGCAGTTCATCTCCAGCTCAAGCCATCAGTCTGAAATACAACCTctcttttataaatatttttttgttcttcttcctatctagttcttttctctttgtctttttttgtaTTTAGCATTAAGGCATGAATATTGTAGCTCATTATGAAGCATTTTCAGTTTGTAGAAACATTCCTTTTATGTTCAATAAAGAATAGCagtttcccttctcatttcttcttgttttctaTGATGAATGGGTGATTTTGATGCAATTTCTATGATTTAATTTTGAATCCTTAAGTTTTATCTCATTCAAGCAAGGTTAGGGAAAGAAATTTCATTGTTATTGGATTCTAATAAGTTGGAATTATGAAAATCTCTACTTTTTCTTTAAAATAACTTTTAGACCAAGTCTTTCATATGAAATATTGATGCAATAGATTATTCAAATGAGTTGTGGTAAACAAAAGTGTCTTATTTGAGACTGATTGTGAATTAGAGTAGCTGATTGGGCTTCTCAataatttggtgcatcacctcttaggaTAGGTTTCAATTCAAGTTATCCTTTCTATCCATTTTCCCATCAGGTTACTTTCAAGATGTATTCATCAAGGAAATATCCCTCTCTGGAGATTGATCCTCAAGATAGGGAACCCATAGGCTTGAGGatcattccatgtttcacaagattgttgagcttTTAGCTTAAGCATCACAAGTGTCACAACCCATTTTAGACACATGAGTTTTAGATTATTTTTACTTACCAGACATTAATATTTGATATTACTATGCTGATGATATTATCTTGTTAATAATATTAACATCTGATGACTAGTTGTTTTTATGATGACGATTAATGATATTTATGAtgttaaatatttctttttttttttttggaaaaaggtgGCAATttcacttaatatattttatttatttatatatttcttttacaaaagctgattcaaagagctcccagagaaaagaaccggtaagaaaaactttgatccttcctctacaatacatagaaaggttgtgaaacttaaatcTCTAGTATGACAAAAAATACAATATATCTTATAATGTCCAGAATACCGAGTACCACAAATCATCCCCAAGTATTGAATGCTTTCTGGAATATGTTGAGCAATGTGAAGTCCGAACCAAAACATCACAAAAGTTGGACATATTTACATAGCAGCCCATAATCTGTCTCACTTATGCATTTATTCAAATTTCTATCCAACACACTTCTTAGATGCTCAAATCGACATCCAGTCACATCATACAGATACAACAGAACCACGGGACCCTATACTTATAATACCATACATACCaatttttatcattatgaaaaaagaaaaaaaaaacactgCATAGCCATGTGtaatattatcctgtacccatGTCCTCCAAATTTTCCCCTTGAGAATTGGATAAGAGTCGAGATCACAATTctgacccatcatattaagttccaccttggaacttcccatatttgtaaaatgatctgcaacccggttcccttctctatacacatgtgaaagggtaaagtttacaaatgtatcaataagtgtccacgcttgttcaagtaaatatcttatctgccatTTTTCTCTCTGTAGGTTTAACTAGCAATAGGAGAATTTTTAAGGCGTCTGCGGCTGGGCTTTATCATCCATCGGCAAAATGGTGGCCACTAAGAAAACTAAAAAGGCTCACGAGAGCATCAACAACAGGTTGGCTCTTGTGATGAAAAGTGGAAAATATACGCTAGGTTACAAAACTACCCTTAAGTCAATCAGGACCAACAAAGGAAAGCTTATTATAATTTCAAACAACTGTCCTCCTCTTCGTAGGTCAGAAATAGAGTACTATGCTATGCTTGCAAAGATTGGGGTACATCATTTTAATGGAAACAATGTTGATCTAGGGACAACTAGGGACAACTTGTGGCAAGTATTATCGGGTGTGCTGTCTCAGCATTACAGATCCAGGTGATTTTGATATCATGAAGACTGTACCATCAGATCAATGAGTGCATAATTGGGATGGTTTGGTCAGGAAATTGTTAATTTTTCGTAGTTGCCCAAGATATTGGGAAGGA encodes:
- the LOC131042488 gene encoding LOW QUALITY PROTEIN: large ribosomal subunit protein eL30-like (The sequence of the model RefSeq protein was modified relative to this genomic sequence to represent the inferred CDS: deleted 1 base in 1 codon; substituted 1 base at 1 genomic stop codon), whose product is MVATKKTKKAHESINNRLALVMKSGKYTLGYKTTLKSIRTNKGKLIIISNNCPPLRRSEIEYYAMLAKIGVHHFNGNNVDXGQLGTTCGKYYRVCCLSITDPGDFDIMKTVPSDQ